A single region of the Brassica rapa cultivar Chiifu-401-42 chromosome A03, CAAS_Brap_v3.01, whole genome shotgun sequence genome encodes:
- the LOC117125613 gene encoding probable galacturonosyltransferase-like 4 has product MASRSLSYTQLLGLLSFILLTSTMAVRVGVILHKPSTPTLPVFREAPAFRNGDQCLEADQIHIAMTLDTNYLRGTMAAVFSLLQHSTCPENLSFHFLSLAHFENDLFSSIKSTFPYLNFKIYQFDPNLVRSKISKSIREALDQPLNYARIYLADIVPPSVDRIIYLDSDLVVVDDIEKLWHVDMEGKVVAAPEYCHANFTHYFTKTFWSDPVLVKVLEGKRPCYFNTGVMVVDVDKWRKGLYTQKVEEWMTVQKQKRIYHLGSLPPFLLIFAGDIKAVNHRWNQHGLGGDNFEGRCRTLHPGPISLLHWSGKGKPWLRLDSRKPCIVDHLWAPYDLYRSSKHSLDE; this is encoded by the coding sequence ATGGCCTCAAGGAGCCTCTCCTACACACAACTCCTAGGCCTCCTGTCCTTTATCCTCCTAACCTCCACAATGGCGGTTCGTGTTGGAGTCATTCTTCACAAGCCTTCTACTCCAACCCTTCCTGTATTTAGAGAAGCCCCAGCTTTCAGAAATGGTGACCAATGCCTTGAGGCTGATCAGATTCATATAGCCATGACTCTTGACACAAACTACCTCCGTGGAACAATGGCTGCTGTTTTTTCTCTCTTACAACATTCAACTTGCCCTGAAAACCTCTCTTTTCATTTCCTCTCCCTTGCTCACTTCGAAAACGACCTCTTCTCCAGCATCAAATCAACTTTTCCTTACCTAAACTTCAAGATTTATCAGTTTGATCCAAACCTTGTCCGCAGCAAAATCTCCAAATCCATCAGGGAAGCCCTAGACCAGCCTCTAAATTACGCGAGGATCTACCTCGCGGATATAGTTCCTCCCAGCGTCGACCGGATCATATACCTAGACTCTGACCTCGTCGTGGTAGACGACATAGAGAAGCTATGGCACGTGGACATGGAAGGTAAAGTTGTGGCTGCTCCTGAGTACTGCCACGCAAACTTCACACACTATTTCACAAAAACGTTTTGGTCGGACCCGGTACTTGTTAAAGTACTTGAAGGAAAACGACCGTGCTATTTCAACACGGGTGTGATGGTCGTGGACGTTGATAAATGGAGGAAAGGGTTGTATACACAAAAGGTAGAGGAGTGGATGACTGTTCAGAAGCAGAAGAGGATATACCATTTGGGTTCATTACCTCCTTTTTTGCTTATATTCGCCGGTGATATTAAAGCGGTTAACCATAGGTGGAACCAGCATGGTTTAGGAGGAGATAACTTTGAAGGGAGATGCAGAACGTTGCACCCTGGTCCGATAAGTCTACTTCATTGGAGTGGGAAAGGGAAGCCATGGTTGAGATTAGATTCAAGAAAGCCTTGTATTGTTGATCATCTCTGGGCTCCGTATGATTTGTACCGTTCATCAAAACATTCTTTAGATGAGTAG
- the LOC103859146 gene encoding uncharacterized protein LOC103859146: MKIATKFKGNNYLVWSRMARNSIGGKGLLKHLTSSVIPKQEIKEKEEEDDESETAYDKWQQADCMVINALLASLDQNLMDVYSYCDTAKELWDTLKQIYGNTSNLNRVFEVKQALNSLVQEDMDFEKHLGKYRALWSELEMLRPNTIDPMELNKRREQDKFFGLLLTLNPAYGGFIQHMLRDETLPNLEEVCARIQKEYGNMELFNKKGKELALANQAAQAQGDQGELAQANKAIHGKYEKFGGSCDHCKKQGHKKSQCWILHPHLKPAKFKEAKAHMVESSGGGASKEQAGEMDNGKSLVAYTGGPSSRGSTSGDEYLKRSDLDVLIKLFKEHGNTLAYSHGASMIARTDRLLEDSFDMYNHLRKGIFDRIDHAYDSAHAYKPSSILAHLANSTSSSYKPLIVDSGASHHMISDTRLINNIEPAHGNVMIANGAKIPIKGIGELKLFDKDSKALYMPDFTSNLLSVKKCATDLNCNVIFSPNSVKFQDIESHKVLGSGVTKGDLYVLENLSFSAPSSKFSYSFSSASTSLSKNALWHARLGHPHNKALKLMLPGVSFENNDCEACILGKHCKTVFPNSSTIYENCFDLVHSDVWTAPCLSRENQKYYVTFIDEKSKYTWLTLIPTKDRVLDAFRNFQTYVINQYHAKIKVFRSDNGGEYISNAFKQHLSGSGILHQTSCPYTPQQNGVAERKNRHLMEVARSLMFQANVPKRFWSDAVVTACYLINRTPTLVLQGKSPFEVLNKYKPVLSHLKVFGCLCYVMVPGELRNKLEARSSKAMFIGYSTSQKGYKCYDEDTRRVMISREVKFVEERGYFEEKNQEDLKDLASDRATVLRTILENLGINVNQGGGSAPRDAPTTTTNGGQESAPVSAPVTDGVHVPTLDHEGGNESETLNQGMGESISSGQEKSSSHDQSGDQGVEPMNHQGEAEASGDQGVEPVNHQGGADASGDDAQEEDNVEEPEPVQGPMLRRSTRNRKPSKWVNTRVYYNAQAVEHSSQAVCSFAQYPEEHCAFQVSLDQSHVPRSYEEAMLIQEWRDSVKAESDAMIKNETWYESALPKGKRAVSSRWIFTIKYLPNGEIDRRKTRLVARGFTQTYGEDYIDTFAPVAKLHTIRIVLSLAVNLEWDLWQMDVKNAFLQGELEDEVYMHPPPGLEHLVKKGNVLRLKKAIYGLKQSPRAWYHKLSTTLNGKGFRKSELDHTLFTLTSPLGIVVLLVYVDDIIITGSDNDGIKATKEFLKSVFEIKDLGEMKYFLGIELCRAKEGLFISQRKYTLDLLKDAGAYGGKTAKMPMEDGYKAPREGELEDSKLFHDPKLYRKLVGKLIYLTITRPDICFAVNQVSQHMQAPREHHWHMVERVLLYLNGTQDLGVWMGCNRSTEVVGYCDADWAGDRTDRRSTTGYCTFIGGNLVTWKSKKQKVVSCSSAEAEYRAMLKLTNELVWIKGILKHLEIDQATPMTMHCDNQASIHIASNSVFHERTKHIEVDCHKVRQMIGLGVILPCYTKSEDQLADVFTKAARQKTMESIHIRLGLIDLGKRN, encoded by the coding sequence ATGAAGATTGCTACCAAGTTCAAGGGaaacaactaccttgtgtggtctagGATGGCCAGGAATTCTATTGGAGGCAAAGGATTGCTCAAACATCTCACATCCAGTGTGATTCcaaagcaagagatcaaagaaaaggaggaagaagatgacgaAAGTGAGACTGCCTATGATAAATGGCAACAAGCTGATTGTATGGTGATTAATGCTCTTCTTGCCTCCTTGGATCAGAACTTGATGGATGTTTATAGCTACTGTGATACAGCTAAAGAACTTTGGGATACATTGAAGCAAATCTATGGAAACACCTCAAATCTCAACAGGGTCTTTGAGGTGAAGCAAGCTCTCAATAGTCTAGTACAAGAAGATATGGACTTTGAgaagcatttgggcaagtacAGAGCACTGTGGTCTGAACTAGAGATGTTGAGGCCAAATACCATTGATCCAATGGAGCTTAACAAGAGAAGGGAGCAGGATAAATTCTTTGGACTGCTTCTCACTTTGAATCCAGCATATGGAGGGTTCATTCAGCACATGTTGAGAGATGAGACTCTACCTAACCTAGAAGAGGTGTGTGCTAGGATCCAAAAGGAATATGGGAACATGGAGCTATTtaacaagaagggaaaggagCTAGCTTTGGCAAATCAAGCAGCGCAAGCTCAAGGAGATCAGGGAGAACTTGCACAAGCTAACAAGGCCATCCATGGCAAGTATGAGAAGTTTGGtgggagttgtgatcactgcaagaagcaaggccacaagaagagccaatgctggatcctacatcctCATTTGAAGCCAGCCAAGTTCAAAGAGGCCAAAGCTCACATGGTGGAGAGTAGTGGTGGTGGTGCAAGCAAGGAACAGGCTGGAGAGATGGATAATGGGAAGTCTTTGGTGGCTTATACTGGTGGTCCTAGTTCTAGAGGCAGCACTAGTGGTGATGAATACTTGAAGAGATCAGACTTGGATGTTCTCATCAAGCTCTTCAAGGAACATGGTAACACCCTTGCATACTCTcatggagcttctatgattgctagaactgataggttACTAGAGGACTCATTTGACATGTATAATCATCTTAGAAAGGGTATCTTTGATAGGATTGATCATGCATATGATTCTGCCCATGCATATAAGCCCTCTAGTATACTAGCGCATCTAGCTAACTCCACATCTAGTTCATATAAGCCTctcattgttgattctggtgcatctcatcacatgataagtgacactagaTTGATTAACAACATTGAACCTGCTCATGGTAATgtgatgatagccaatggtGCTAAAATTCCTATTAAAGGAATAGGAGAGCTCAAGCTATTTGATAAAGATTCCAAAGCGCTTTATATGCCtgattttacttctaatcttctttcagttaagaagTGTGCTACTGATCTGAATTGTAATGTCATTTTCAGCCCTAACAGTGTaaaatttcaggatattgaaagtcATAAGGTGCTTGGAAGTGGAGTTACCAAGGGAGATCTTTATGTGCTAGAGAATTTGAGCTTCTCTGCTCCTAGTTCAAAATTTAGTTATTCTTTTTCTTCTGCTTCTACTAGTCTAAGCaagaatgcattgtggcatgctagactaggacaccctcataataaagctttaaaactgatgttgccaggtgtttcttttgagaataatgattgtgaagcttgtattttaggcaagcattgtaaaactgtttttccaaactcttctactatttatgaaaattgctttgatcttgttcactcgGATGTTTGGACAGCTCCCTGCTTATCTAGGGAAAATCAGAAGTATTATGtcactttcattgatgaaaaatccaaatacacctggttaactttaattccaaccaaagatagggtgcttgatgcatttagaaactttcaaacttatgtgattaaccaatatcatgccaagattaaagttttcaggtctgataatggaggagagtacataagcaatgcattcaagcaacacctatctGGCAGTGGGATTCTTCACCAAACtagctgtccatacactcctcaacaaaacggtgtggctgagaggaagaacagacatttgatggaggtcgCTAGGTCCTTGATGTTTCAAGCcaatgtcccaaagagattctggagtgatgctgtcgTTACTGCTTGCTACTTGATCAACAGGACACCTACTCTTGTGCTACAAGGGAAGTCGCCATTTGAGGTGCTCAACAAGTACAAGCCAGTTCTCTCACATCTcaaggtctttgggtgcttatgctATGTAATGGTTCCTGGTGAGTTGAGAAATAAGCTAGAAGCAAGGAGCTCCAAGGCTATGTTTATTGGATACTCTACCAGCCAGAaagggtacaagtgctatgatgaAGACACTAGGAGAGTGATGATCTccagagaagtgaagtttgtggAGGAAAGAGGGTATTTTGAAGAGAAGAACCAAGAAGATCTGAAAGATTTGGCTTCAGATAGAGCAACAGTCTTGAGAACTATACTGGAGAATCTTGGTATCAATGTGAACCAAGGAGGTGGTAGTGCACCAAGGGATGCGCCTACTACAACAACAAATGGAGGTCAAGAAAGTGCACCAGTGAGTGCACCAGTTACTGATGGAGTTCATGTTCCTactcttgatcatgagggggggaaTGAATCAGAGACTCTTAACCAAGGGATGGGAGAGAGTATTTCAAGTGGTCAAGAGAAATCTAGTTCTCATGATCAGAGTGGTGATCAAGGTGTGGAGCCTATGAATCATCAAGGAGAAGCTGAGGCTAGTGGTGATCAAGGTGTGGAGCCTGTGAATCATCAAGGAGGAGCTGATGCTAGTGGAGATGATGCGCAAGAAGAGGACAATGTGGAAGAGCCAGAACCTGTACAAGGTCCCATGTTGAGGAGGAGCACACGGAATAGGAAGCCTTCCAaatgggtaaacacgagagtgtactacaatgcccaggctgtggaacattcttctcaagctgtgtgttcttttgctcaatatccagaagagcatTGTGCATTTCAAGTGAGCTTGGATCAGAGTCAtgttccaagaagctatgaagaggcaatgctGATACAagagtggagagattcagttaaGGCTGAAAGTgatgctatgatcaagaatgagacatggtatgagagtgcaTTGCCAAAAGGGAAGAGAGCTGtttctagtagatggatcttcaccatcaagtatcttCCAAATGgagagatagataggcgcaagacaaGGCttgttgcaagaggtttcactcaaacatatggagaggactacattgatacatttgctccagttgcTAAGCTCCATACTATCAGGATTGTGCTCTCTTTGGCTGTGAATCTcgagtgggatctttggcaaatggatgtgaagaatgcctttcttcaaggagagctagaagatgaggtttacatgcatccaccacctggtcttgagcatcttgtgaagaaagggaatgtattgagactaaagaaagctatctatggtctcaagcaatctcctagagcttggtaccacaagctgagcactactttgAATGGAAAAGGATTCCGCAAAAGTGAGCTTGATcatactctcttcactctcacttcTCCCTTGGGTATTGTTgttctccttgtgtatgttgatgatatcatcatcactggtagtGATAATGATGGTATCAAGGCTaccaaggagtttctcaaatctgtttttgagattaaagacttgggagagatgaaatactttcttggcattgagttgtgtagagccaaggaaggtttgttcatctctcaaaggaagtatacacttgatctcttgaaagatgcaggtgcttatggaggaaagacagccaagatgcccatgGAAGATGGGTACAAGGCgccacgtgagggggagcttgaagatagcaagctttttcatgatccaaagctttATAGAAAGCTAGTGGGTAAGCTcatctacttgaccatcactAGACCTgatatttgctttgctgtgaatcaggtgagccagcatatgcaagctccaagggagcatcactggcacatggtggagagaGTGCTCTTGTACCTGAATGGAACACAAGATCTTGGAGTGTGGATGGGCTGCAAcagaagcactgaagtggtgggctactgtgatgcagattgggcaggagataggactgataggagatcaactactggctactgcacattcattggtggtaacttggttacttggaagagtaagaagcagaaggtggtttCATGTtctagtgcagaagctgagtatagagccatgctgaagcttaccaacgagttggtgtggatcaaagggatcctgaagcacttggagattgatcaagctacaccaatgaccatgcattgtgacaaccaagcatcAATCCACATAgcctccaactcagtcttccatgagagaaccaaacaCATTGAAGtagattgccacaaggtgaggcaaaTGATTGGTCTTGGAGTGATTCTACCTTGCTACACCaagagtgaagatcagttggctgatgtgttcactaaggctgcgcggcaaaagactatggagtccatccA
- the LOC103859147 gene encoding probable protein phosphatase 2C 35, with protein MGCVQCKCCSRYPSSSSEAASSRGHGPTSKPQNETAPKPLSSTTIHVPSPSFEMVYSVLSQRGYYPDSPDKENQDTYCIKTELQGNPNVHLFGVFDGHGVFGTQCSNFVKNRVVELLSEDAALLQDPEKAYKTAFLRVNEELHNSEIDDSMSGTTAITVLVVGDKIYVANVGDSRAVLAVKDGSHRNRILAEDLSYDQTPFRTDECERVKGCGARVLSVDQVEGLKDPSVQTWASEENEGGDPPRLWVQNGMYPGTAFTRSVGDSLAEGIGVTAEPEVSMVKLSPNHLFFVVASDGIFEFLPSQAVVDMVGRYADPRDGCAAAAAESYKLWLQHENRTDDITIIIVQIKNLSNE; from the exons atGGGTTGTGTTCAATGCAAATGTTGTAGCCGATACCCCTCCTCATCATCAGAAGCCGCCTCTTCTCGTGGACACGGACCAACCTCCAAGCCCCAAAACGAAACCGCTCCGAAGCCTCTCTCATCAACAACAATCCATGTCCCATCTCCCAGCTTCGAAATGGTCTACTCTGTTCTCTCCCAACGAGGCTACTACCCTGACTCGCCTGACAAAGAGAATCAAGACACTTACTGCATCAAAACCGAGCTCCAAGGCAACCCCAACGTTCACCTCTTCGGCGTCTTCGATGGCCACGGCGTGTTCGGGACTCAATGCTCTAACTTCGTCAAGAACAGAGTCGTTGAACTATTGTCTGAAGACGCTGCTCTGCTTCAAGATCCAGAGAAGGCTTACAAGACTGCTTTTTTAAGAGTTAACGAGGAGTTACATAACAGCGAGATAGATGATTCGATGAGTGGGACCACTGCTATTACAGTTCTTGTCGTTGGGGACAAGATCTATGTAGCTAATGTCGGGGATTCGAGAGCTGTGTTGGCTGTTAAAGACGGGAGTCACAGGAACAGGATCTTAGCTGAGGATTTGTCTTATGATCAGACGCCGTTTAGGACAGATGAGTGTGAGAGGGTGAAAGGGTGTGGAGCTAGAGTGCTGAGTGTTGATCAGGTCGAAGGGTTGAAGGATCCGAGCGTGCAGACGTGGGCTAGTGAAGAGAACGAAGGAGGTGACCCGCCTAGGCTTTGGGTGCAGAACGGGATGTATCCAGGGACGGCGTTTACTAGGAGCGTTGGTGATAGTTTAGCTGAGGGGATTGGTGTTACTGCTGAGCCTGAAGTGTCTATGGTTAAGCTTTCGCCGAATCATTTGTTCTTTGTTGTTGCGAGTGATGGGATCTTCGAGTTTCTTCCAAGCCAAGCTGTTGTTGATATG GTGGGGAGGTATGCTGATCCGAGAGATGGATGTGCAGCAGCTGCGGCGGAGTCATACAAACTGTGGTTGCAGCATGAGAATAGGACAGATGATATCACAATTATCATTGTACAGATTAAAAACTTGTCTAATGAATGA